A part of Primulina eburnea isolate SZY01 chromosome 10, ASM2296580v1, whole genome shotgun sequence genomic DNA contains:
- the LOC140842348 gene encoding peroxisomal adenine nucleotide carrier 1-like isoform X1, translating into MVLDMESLVEATSGAVGALVSTTILYPLDTCKSKYQAENRASHHQKYRHISDVLWEAISSHQVLSLYQGLGTKNLQSFISQFVYFYGYSFFKRLYLRDSGSKSIGTAANLVIAAAAGACTAIVTQPLDTASSRMQTSDFGKSKGLWKSLTEDTWSRAFDGLGISLLLTTNPSIQYTVFDQLKLRLIKNKTSKARDDIPSPEALSAFSAFVLGAVSKCISTCLTYPAIRCKVMIQSAKDENEEDGSKPKPRKTVSGIFCAIWEKEGLLGFFKGLQAQMLKTVVSSALLLMIKEKVTKTTWILMLALRRRFMLVTRTRLKSS; encoded by the exons ATGGTTCTAGATATGGAGTCTTTAGTGGAGGCGACGTCAGGTGCGGTGGGTGCGCTGGTCAGCACCACCATTTTGTATCCACTCGACACTTGCAAGTCCAAGTATCAAGCTGAAAATCGAGCATCACATCACCAAAAATACag GCACATTTCAGATGTGCTCTGGGAGGCAATATCAAGCCATCAAGTACTTTCATTATATCAGGGCCTGGGGACGAAGAATTTGCAGTCTTTCATTTCACAGTTCGTATATTTCTATGGATATAGCTTCTTCAAGAGACTCTACTTAAGAGATAGCGGATCTAAATCTATTGGAACTGCAGCTAATCTGGTCATTGCTGCTGCTGCAGGTGCTTGCACCGCCATTGTTACGCAG CCTCTTGATACAGCATCATCAAGAATGCAAACAAGTGATTTTGGCAAGTCCAAAGGGCTGTGGAAATCACTCACGGAGGATACTTGGTCCCGCGCATTTGATGGCCTAGGCATTTCTCTTCTTCTAACAACAAACCCTTCCATACAG TACACCGTGTTTGATCAACTAAAGCTGAGATTAATAAAGAACAAGACAAGCAAAGCAAGAGATGACATACCATCTCCAGAAGCTCTTTCTGCCTTTTCTGCCTTTGTTTTGGGTGCTGTTTCAAAATGCATCTCAACCTGTTTAACATACCCAGCAATAAG GTGTAAGGTGATGATTCAATCAGCCAAAGATGAAAACGAGGAAGATGGCTCGAAACCAAAGCCACGTAAAACAGTGTCTGGAATTTTTTGTGCCATTTGGGAAAAAGAAGGGTTGCTTGGGTTTTTCAAAGGGTTACAAGCGCAGATGCTGAAGACCGTCGTAAGTTCAGCCCTACTTCTGATGATAAAGGAGAAAGTCACAAAGACCACATGGATACTAATGCTTGCCTTGAGAAGAAGGTTCATGCTCGTAACCAGAACTAGGTTAAAGAGCTCTTGA
- the LOC140842348 gene encoding peroxisomal adenine nucleotide carrier 1-like isoform X2 encodes MESLVEATSGAVGALVSTTILYPLDTCKSKYQAENRASHHQKYRHISDVLWEAISSHQVLSLYQGLGTKNLQSFISQFVYFYGYSFFKRLYLRDSGSKSIGTAANLVIAAAAGACTAIVTQPLDTASSRMQTSDFGKSKGLWKSLTEDTWSRAFDGLGISLLLTTNPSIQYTVFDQLKLRLIKNKTSKARDDIPSPEALSAFSAFVLGAVSKCISTCLTYPAIRCKVMIQSAKDENEEDGSKPKPRKTVSGIFCAIWEKEGLLGFFKGLQAQMLKTVVSSALLLMIKEKVTKTTWILMLALRRRFMLVTRTRLKSS; translated from the exons ATGGAGTCTTTAGTGGAGGCGACGTCAGGTGCGGTGGGTGCGCTGGTCAGCACCACCATTTTGTATCCACTCGACACTTGCAAGTCCAAGTATCAAGCTGAAAATCGAGCATCACATCACCAAAAATACag GCACATTTCAGATGTGCTCTGGGAGGCAATATCAAGCCATCAAGTACTTTCATTATATCAGGGCCTGGGGACGAAGAATTTGCAGTCTTTCATTTCACAGTTCGTATATTTCTATGGATATAGCTTCTTCAAGAGACTCTACTTAAGAGATAGCGGATCTAAATCTATTGGAACTGCAGCTAATCTGGTCATTGCTGCTGCTGCAGGTGCTTGCACCGCCATTGTTACGCAG CCTCTTGATACAGCATCATCAAGAATGCAAACAAGTGATTTTGGCAAGTCCAAAGGGCTGTGGAAATCACTCACGGAGGATACTTGGTCCCGCGCATTTGATGGCCTAGGCATTTCTCTTCTTCTAACAACAAACCCTTCCATACAG TACACCGTGTTTGATCAACTAAAGCTGAGATTAATAAAGAACAAGACAAGCAAAGCAAGAGATGACATACCATCTCCAGAAGCTCTTTCTGCCTTTTCTGCCTTTGTTTTGGGTGCTGTTTCAAAATGCATCTCAACCTGTTTAACATACCCAGCAATAAG GTGTAAGGTGATGATTCAATCAGCCAAAGATGAAAACGAGGAAGATGGCTCGAAACCAAAGCCACGTAAAACAGTGTCTGGAATTTTTTGTGCCATTTGGGAAAAAGAAGGGTTGCTTGGGTTTTTCAAAGGGTTACAAGCGCAGATGCTGAAGACCGTCGTAAGTTCAGCCCTACTTCTGATGATAAAGGAGAAAGTCACAAAGACCACATGGATACTAATGCTTGCCTTGAGAAGAAGGTTCATGCTCGTAACCAGAACTAGGTTAAAGAGCTCTTGA
- the LOC140842348 gene encoding peroxisomal adenine nucleotide carrier 2-like isoform X3, giving the protein MGVQSRIGSLIFFKKNKIKSKAIFDLGKTLVEQRSWQSKHISDVLWEAISSHQVLSLYQGLGTKNLQSFISQFVYFYGYSFFKRLYLRDSGSKSIGTAANLVIAAAAGACTAIVTQPLDTASSRMQTSDFGKSKGLWKSLTEDTWSRAFDGLGISLLLTTNPSIQYTVFDQLKLRLIKNKTSKARDDIPSPEALSAFSAFVLGAVSKCISTCLTYPAIRCKVMIQSAKDENEEDGSKPKPRKTVSGIFCAIWEKEGLLGFFKGLQAQMLKTVVSSALLLMIKEKVTKTTWILMLALRRRFMLVTRTRLKSS; this is encoded by the exons ATGGGGGTACAGAGCAGGATCggatcattaattttttttaaaaaaaataaaataaaatcaaaggcCATTTTCGACTTGGGAAAAACGTTAGTGGAACAGCGTTCCTGGCAAAGCAA GCACATTTCAGATGTGCTCTGGGAGGCAATATCAAGCCATCAAGTACTTTCATTATATCAGGGCCTGGGGACGAAGAATTTGCAGTCTTTCATTTCACAGTTCGTATATTTCTATGGATATAGCTTCTTCAAGAGACTCTACTTAAGAGATAGCGGATCTAAATCTATTGGAACTGCAGCTAATCTGGTCATTGCTGCTGCTGCAGGTGCTTGCACCGCCATTGTTACGCAG CCTCTTGATACAGCATCATCAAGAATGCAAACAAGTGATTTTGGCAAGTCCAAAGGGCTGTGGAAATCACTCACGGAGGATACTTGGTCCCGCGCATTTGATGGCCTAGGCATTTCTCTTCTTCTAACAACAAACCCTTCCATACAG TACACCGTGTTTGATCAACTAAAGCTGAGATTAATAAAGAACAAGACAAGCAAAGCAAGAGATGACATACCATCTCCAGAAGCTCTTTCTGCCTTTTCTGCCTTTGTTTTGGGTGCTGTTTCAAAATGCATCTCAACCTGTTTAACATACCCAGCAATAAG GTGTAAGGTGATGATTCAATCAGCCAAAGATGAAAACGAGGAAGATGGCTCGAAACCAAAGCCACGTAAAACAGTGTCTGGAATTTTTTGTGCCATTTGGGAAAAAGAAGGGTTGCTTGGGTTTTTCAAAGGGTTACAAGCGCAGATGCTGAAGACCGTCGTAAGTTCAGCCCTACTTCTGATGATAAAGGAGAAAGTCACAAAGACCACATGGATACTAATGCTTGCCTTGAGAAGAAGGTTCATGCTCGTAACCAGAACTAGGTTAAAGAGCTCTTGA